The proteins below are encoded in one region of Rhodopirellula islandica:
- a CDS encoding efflux RND transporter periplasmic adaptor subunit, whose product MSGQAFKKVFSGLSKLIVAGVAMVVLLGTIAWLSGMLEEKVEPGWKAPADAKLGDQPTDTVHEVEKQTIEEAIGTLKASSRTIVSAKLMATIDEITVVAGDQVEKGQTLIRLDDKEYQSRLAQAKRGLEAATANREQAEKHFNRVKLLQQQNAASRSDFDNASRDVQVTIAEEARAMQAVREAEVMLSYATVTAAKSGRIVDRSAEPGDIAQPGQPILTLYDETSLRLEAPVMEHLAVKLRAGDELDVKVDALNRVFRATVDEIVPQADAPSRSFLVKASLPKSEDLYEGMFGRLLIPSGTRRHLCLNTEAVVRIGQLEFVDVVLPDGVVERRLIQSGSLGMPGRKEVLSGVDVGERVVLHPEAGTVKTEGAPDHE is encoded by the coding sequence ATGAGCGGGCAAGCATTCAAGAAGGTGTTCTCGGGCCTTTCCAAGCTGATTGTGGCAGGCGTCGCAATGGTCGTTCTGTTAGGCACGATCGCGTGGCTGTCTGGCATGCTGGAGGAAAAGGTCGAACCGGGGTGGAAGGCTCCTGCTGATGCGAAGCTCGGGGACCAGCCAACCGACACGGTTCACGAAGTCGAGAAGCAAACGATCGAGGAAGCCATCGGAACCCTGAAGGCGTCCAGTCGAACGATCGTGTCGGCCAAGTTGATGGCAACGATCGATGAGATCACGGTCGTGGCCGGTGATCAGGTCGAAAAAGGGCAAACGCTGATTCGCTTGGATGACAAGGAATACCAAAGTCGTTTGGCACAAGCTAAACGGGGATTGGAAGCTGCCACGGCGAACCGGGAGCAAGCGGAGAAGCATTTCAACCGAGTGAAGCTATTGCAGCAGCAGAACGCCGCTTCGCGATCGGACTTTGACAACGCCAGTCGCGATGTGCAGGTGACCATTGCCGAGGAGGCGAGAGCAATGCAAGCGGTTCGTGAGGCGGAGGTGATGCTTTCGTACGCGACCGTGACCGCAGCCAAGAGCGGGCGAATTGTTGATCGCAGTGCCGAGCCTGGCGACATCGCCCAGCCTGGCCAGCCGATCCTGACGCTCTATGACGAGACCTCATTGCGACTGGAGGCTCCCGTGATGGAGCATTTGGCAGTGAAGTTGCGTGCGGGTGACGAACTGGACGTCAAAGTGGATGCTCTCAATCGTGTCTTTCGAGCAACGGTGGATGAGATTGTTCCTCAGGCGGACGCACCCAGTCGATCTTTCTTGGTCAAAGCCAGCCTGCCGAAATCGGAGGATCTGTACGAAGGGATGTTCGGTCGATTGTTGATTCCATCGGGAACCCGCCGGCATCTCTGTTTGAACACGGAGGCCGTGGTCCGGATCGGGCAACTGGAGTTTGTCGATGTGGTGCTGCCCGACGGGGTCGTGGAGCGTCGCTTGATTCAAAGTGGCAGCCTGGGAATGCCCGGGCGGAAAGAGGTGCTCAGCGGCGTGGATGTTGGCGAGCGAGTGGTGCTGCATCCCGAGGCCGGAACGGTGAAGACGGAAGGAGCACCCGATCATGAGTGA
- a CDS encoding efflux RND transporter periplasmic adaptor subunit codes for MVIVGIAGAVYWFRFKPVAVLSHPVQRGTMVEEVMGTGTLEARVSTTISPKISGRIEALLVDQGDLVSAGDELVRLDNRDLEQQVAIAVANVEAAKAAIERLKADKERAAVVLTQAEKNYQRIEQLAKRDATSQGDLDQSAEALGVAVADVARAEAGINEGQKGLISAQKSLQYQQARLSDTVIVAPFDGMIVKRNREPGDVVVPGSSILTLISTQELWIRAWVDETEMSKLDPGQAGRVVFRSEPAQSYPAEVARLGREADRETREFIVDVRVLELPRNWAVGQRAEAFLTVAEPQEVPLVPKSFLVRRDGRDGVFVNDNGTATWRTVTLGSDTADTIGIIEGLESGEVIVRPVSPSGSLADGRRVGVQ; via the coding sequence GTGGTCATCGTTGGCATTGCTGGAGCGGTTTACTGGTTTCGATTCAAACCCGTTGCAGTGCTTTCGCATCCCGTGCAACGAGGCACCATGGTCGAGGAGGTGATGGGGACCGGGACGCTGGAGGCACGTGTGTCGACCACGATCAGCCCCAAAATCTCAGGCCGCATCGAAGCTTTGTTGGTTGATCAAGGGGACCTTGTTTCGGCGGGGGACGAATTGGTTCGGTTGGACAATCGTGATCTGGAGCAACAAGTCGCGATCGCGGTGGCCAACGTGGAGGCGGCCAAGGCTGCGATTGAACGATTGAAAGCCGACAAAGAACGGGCAGCCGTGGTGCTGACGCAGGCAGAGAAAAACTACCAACGCATTGAGCAACTCGCCAAGCGGGATGCGACCAGTCAAGGCGACTTGGATCAATCCGCGGAGGCGTTGGGGGTCGCTGTGGCGGACGTGGCGCGGGCGGAGGCTGGGATCAACGAGGGGCAGAAAGGTCTGATTTCCGCACAAAAAAGTTTGCAGTATCAACAAGCACGACTCAGTGACACGGTCATCGTGGCACCCTTTGACGGAATGATCGTCAAGCGAAATCGAGAACCGGGCGATGTCGTGGTTCCCGGCAGTTCCATCTTGACGTTGATTTCAACACAAGAACTTTGGATTCGCGCTTGGGTGGATGAAACGGAGATGTCGAAGTTGGATCCAGGTCAAGCGGGACGCGTGGTCTTTCGGTCCGAGCCTGCACAGTCGTATCCTGCCGAGGTCGCTCGATTGGGACGCGAGGCGGATCGCGAAACACGTGAGTTCATTGTCGACGTGCGTGTTCTGGAGCTTCCCCGAAACTGGGCCGTCGGCCAGCGCGCCGAAGCGTTCCTCACCGTTGCCGAACCGCAAGAAGTCCCGCTGGTTCCGAAGTCATTTTTGGTCCGGCGAGACGGACGGGATGGTGTCTTTGTCAACGACAACGGCACGGCGACTTGGCGAACGGTCACGCTTGGATCAGACACGGCCGACACGATCGGGATCATCGAGGGACTGGAGTCGGGAGAAGTGATCGTGAGGCCCGTTTCCCCCAGCGGATCACTGGCGGATGGTCGGAGGGTTGGTGTCCAATGA
- a CDS encoding FAD-dependent oxidoreductase, whose product MMAKNLVLLGVGHTNAHIVQQWETNPIEGCELTCISKFATATYSGMLPGTLGDQFTDGEMRIDLKALCKRAGARLILAETSGLDLKTGKVLFADHEAVAFDALSIGVGSMPAGWETHAEAASLVPIKPMQTFLPRLNQHLATAQADRKRPSKVAIVGGGVASVEIALCLLQHCERQKLSRQVSIEIFTSSETVAEGMTPRSVRRIEQILASRGIQVIAGQRVTHVGDTFLETENGDRHESEVVIWATGAAAPPVLSKLGLQTDDRGFIATSKTLQSLTDPRVFAVGDSGTILESPVPKAGVYAVRQCPVLSHNLQAFLSGGSMDAFDPQSDFLKLLNTGDGKALLQYGCITAHRRWCWQLKTWIDKRFVSEFQVDRCVDSSNQEAN is encoded by the coding sequence ATGATGGCCAAGAACCTCGTTCTATTGGGTGTCGGTCACACGAACGCTCACATCGTTCAGCAATGGGAAACCAATCCCATCGAAGGCTGTGAACTGACGTGCATCAGCAAGTTCGCAACCGCGACCTACTCAGGGATGTTGCCGGGAACTCTGGGTGACCAGTTCACCGACGGGGAGATGCGAATTGATTTGAAAGCCTTGTGCAAACGGGCCGGTGCCCGGTTGATTTTGGCAGAAACAAGCGGCCTCGATTTGAAAACGGGGAAGGTGTTGTTTGCCGACCATGAAGCCGTTGCCTTTGACGCGTTGTCGATTGGCGTTGGATCGATGCCCGCCGGGTGGGAAACGCATGCGGAGGCAGCATCGCTGGTTCCGATCAAACCGATGCAGACATTTTTGCCGCGGTTGAATCAACACCTCGCAACGGCGCAAGCGGATAGGAAGCGGCCGTCGAAAGTCGCGATTGTTGGTGGTGGGGTTGCCAGTGTCGAAATCGCCTTGTGTCTGTTGCAGCATTGTGAGCGACAAAAGCTGAGTCGCCAGGTTTCGATTGAGATCTTCACCAGCAGTGAGACCGTTGCCGAGGGCATGACACCACGCAGTGTCCGCCGCATTGAGCAGATCCTGGCGTCACGGGGGATCCAGGTGATTGCCGGGCAACGAGTCACCCACGTTGGGGACACGTTCTTGGAAACCGAAAATGGCGACCGGCACGAGAGTGAGGTCGTGATTTGGGCCACCGGTGCCGCGGCGCCACCGGTGCTGTCGAAGTTGGGGTTGCAGACTGACGATCGAGGTTTCATCGCGACATCGAAAACGCTTCAGTCGCTGACCGACCCGCGCGTTTTCGCTGTTGGCGACTCGGGAACGATCCTGGAATCCCCGGTGCCCAAAGCAGGGGTTTATGCCGTCAGGCAGTGTCCAGTGTTATCGCACAACCTTCAAGCATTCTTGTCGGGCGGTTCGATGGATGCATTTGACCCCCAAAGTGACTTCTTGAAGTTGCTGAACACCGGTGACGGCAAAGCACTTCTGCAGTACGGCTGCATCACGGCCCATCGTCGTTGGTGTTGGCAGCTTAAAACATGGATCGACAAGCGATTCGTTTCTGAATTTCAAGTTGACCGTTGCGTCGATTCATCCAACCAGGAGGCAAACTGA
- a CDS encoding efflux RND transporter permease subunit, producing the protein MSDPVVQPDGSPLLTRIVEVFLRGDVAIMLIVVSLMLGAASLILTPREEEPQIVVPMADVMVSAPGLSAAEVERQVTDRIEKLLYQIDGVEYVYSMSSPGSCIVTVRFFVGEDREDSLVKLYNKINSSTDLIPPSVDAWVIKPIEVDDVPIVIATLWSEQPERYGDHELRRIAEELQHELQSIPNTNRVDVIGGRPRRINVQLDAQRLAAHQVSPLDVAAAMRVSNVTRRNGQFEQQNQSFHVETGTFFRSVDELSEMVVGVNGNRPVHLKNVATVIDGPAESESYSWIGFGPADQEHADADASVFPAVNLSVAKRKGSNAVHVADAVHAKMEALADSHLPAGVKYRITRDYGETANDKVNELVEGLVVAVLTVIGLIGLTMGWRPALVIALAIPVCYSLTLFINLMVGYSINRVTMFALILALGLLVDDPITDVENIARYYAMKILPPRQSVLRAVQEVRPALLLSTLAIIASFLPLAFITGMMGPYMGPMALNVPLTVTISTLVAFVITPWLAMVSLKQLDDSHHVNEYDVTTTPLYRLSRWVLSPILKGRWMATGVLLAIGVMLVAAMMLPVFRKVPVKMLPYDNKNEFQLVIDMPEGTTLERTDAVARRLGSYLGGLSEVRDYEVFVGLSSPIDFNGLVRHYFLRQGNHVADIRVNLVDKDHRIQQSHELILRIRDDIDRLADSMDANVKLVEVPPGPPVLSSIVAEVYGPPEGNYAHQISLARQVKTRLGLEPGLVDLDVSAEDDQVRFVFETDKPKAALSGISTQTIADTVEAVLSGSKATVLHLPDEVEPLWVELRLPRERRSALDDLEEIYVRGSGGQIVQLGSLGKFRETVEDKTIYHKNLRRVVYVYAEVAGRPPADAIMDIEFDRVDQRADVGQASDLANTGTPAPAITPIPLEQRSWLSMGGGVPWSVPSGYSVVWSGEGEWDITLDVFRDLGLAFAAALLGIFVILMFQTGSRLLPLLIMTAIPLSMIGILPGFWLLNLIMDQPIGGHPNPVFFTATAMIGMIALAGIVVRNSVVLIDFIHLAEAEGHDLRESIIRSVAVRTRPILLTAGTTLLANWVITLDPVFSGLAWAIIFGILTSTGFTLIVIPAAYWLLYQPKAIAK; encoded by the coding sequence ATGAGTGATCCCGTCGTTCAACCGGATGGTTCGCCCCTGCTGACTCGGATTGTTGAGGTGTTCCTGCGTGGCGATGTCGCGATCATGTTGATCGTGGTGTCGTTGATGCTGGGGGCGGCTTCGTTGATTCTGACTCCTCGTGAGGAAGAACCTCAAATCGTTGTGCCGATGGCCGATGTGATGGTTTCCGCACCGGGGCTTTCCGCCGCGGAGGTGGAACGCCAAGTCACCGATCGTATCGAAAAACTGCTGTATCAAATCGATGGGGTGGAGTATGTCTATTCGATGTCCAGCCCTGGATCGTGCATCGTCACGGTGCGGTTCTTCGTTGGCGAAGATCGGGAAGATTCCCTGGTCAAGCTTTACAACAAAATCAATTCTTCCACGGATTTGATTCCACCATCGGTCGATGCTTGGGTTATCAAACCGATCGAAGTCGATGACGTGCCGATTGTGATCGCGACGTTGTGGTCCGAGCAACCGGAACGCTATGGCGATCATGAACTGCGACGGATTGCCGAGGAACTGCAGCATGAGTTGCAGTCGATTCCGAATACCAACCGAGTGGACGTGATCGGGGGAAGGCCTCGACGCATCAATGTGCAATTGGACGCGCAACGTTTGGCGGCGCATCAGGTCTCGCCGCTGGACGTTGCCGCGGCCATGCGAGTCAGCAACGTGACTCGCCGCAATGGTCAGTTCGAACAACAGAACCAGTCCTTTCATGTGGAAACGGGCACGTTTTTCCGCAGCGTCGATGAACTGAGCGAGATGGTGGTCGGTGTCAACGGAAACCGGCCGGTGCACTTGAAGAACGTGGCGACGGTGATCGATGGACCCGCCGAGTCCGAAAGCTACAGCTGGATTGGTTTTGGTCCTGCGGACCAAGAGCATGCTGATGCGGATGCATCGGTGTTTCCGGCCGTCAATCTTTCGGTTGCCAAACGCAAAGGCAGCAATGCGGTGCATGTTGCCGATGCAGTGCACGCCAAGATGGAAGCACTGGCCGATTCCCATCTTCCCGCCGGTGTGAAGTATCGCATCACCCGTGACTACGGTGAAACAGCGAACGACAAGGTCAACGAACTGGTCGAAGGTCTCGTGGTGGCGGTGTTGACCGTCATTGGATTGATTGGGCTGACGATGGGGTGGCGTCCGGCGCTGGTGATCGCCTTGGCAATCCCGGTGTGTTACAGCTTGACCCTGTTCATCAACTTGATGGTGGGATACTCGATCAACCGGGTCACGATGTTTGCGTTGATCCTGGCACTGGGTTTGTTGGTGGATGACCCGATCACCGATGTCGAGAACATCGCCAGGTATTACGCGATGAAGATCTTGCCGCCTCGTCAATCGGTTCTGCGAGCGGTTCAGGAGGTGCGTCCCGCATTGCTGCTCTCCACGTTGGCGATCATTGCAAGTTTTTTGCCGCTGGCATTCATCACGGGCATGATGGGACCGTACATGGGTCCGATGGCGTTGAATGTGCCTCTGACGGTGACGATCTCCACGTTGGTGGCGTTTGTGATCACGCCCTGGTTGGCCATGGTCTCGTTGAAACAGCTGGATGACTCGCATCACGTGAATGAATACGACGTCACCACCACACCTCTTTACCGACTTTCGCGATGGGTTCTGTCACCGATCTTGAAAGGGCGTTGGATGGCCACCGGCGTGTTGCTGGCCATCGGCGTGATGTTGGTCGCCGCGATGATGCTGCCGGTGTTCCGCAAGGTCCCCGTGAAGATGCTGCCGTATGACAACAAGAATGAATTTCAACTTGTCATCGACATGCCCGAAGGCACGACCCTGGAACGCACCGACGCAGTGGCTCGCCGGCTGGGAAGCTACCTCGGCGGGTTGTCAGAAGTCCGTGACTACGAGGTGTTTGTCGGACTCAGTTCGCCAATCGATTTCAACGGGCTGGTGCGGCACTATTTCCTTCGGCAGGGCAACCATGTCGCCGACATCCGTGTCAACTTGGTCGACAAAGATCATCGGATTCAACAGTCTCATGAATTGATCCTGCGGATTCGTGACGACATCGATCGCTTGGCCGATTCGATGGACGCGAATGTGAAGTTGGTCGAGGTGCCACCGGGGCCGCCTGTTTTGTCGTCGATTGTGGCGGAGGTCTACGGGCCACCGGAAGGCAACTACGCACATCAGATCTCGCTTGCTCGGCAAGTCAAAACGCGTCTGGGATTGGAGCCCGGCTTGGTGGACTTGGACGTCAGTGCGGAAGACGATCAAGTGCGGTTTGTGTTTGAGACTGACAAACCCAAGGCGGCGCTCTCAGGGATCTCCACGCAAACGATCGCTGACACCGTCGAAGCGGTGTTGAGTGGAAGCAAGGCCACGGTGTTGCACTTGCCTGACGAGGTCGAACCGTTATGGGTGGAGTTGAGACTTCCTCGGGAACGTCGCTCAGCGCTGGATGATTTGGAAGAGATTTATGTGCGAGGCAGCGGTGGCCAAATCGTGCAGTTGGGATCGTTGGGCAAGTTTCGCGAAACGGTGGAAGACAAAACGATCTATCACAAGAACCTGCGGCGGGTCGTGTATGTCTACGCCGAAGTGGCTGGTCGACCACCCGCGGATGCGATCATGGACATTGAGTTCGACCGTGTCGATCAGCGGGCTGATGTGGGACAAGCAAGTGATCTGGCGAACACGGGCACGCCCGCTCCCGCCATCACGCCCATTCCGCTTGAACAACGTTCTTGGCTGTCGATGGGGGGTGGTGTGCCCTGGTCCGTTCCAAGCGGTTACAGCGTGGTCTGGTCGGGGGAAGGTGAGTGGGACATCACGTTGGATGTTTTCCGTGATCTTGGTCTGGCCTTTGCCGCCGCGTTGTTAGGGATCTTCGTGATCCTGATGTTTCAGACCGGTTCGCGTTTGTTACCGTTGCTGATCATGACCGCGATTCCGCTGTCCATGATTGGGATCCTGCCTGGTTTTTGGTTGTTGAATTTGATCATGGACCAACCCATCGGTGGGCACCCCAATCCGGTGTTCTTCACCGCCACGGCGATGATTGGGATGATCGCGTTGGCTGGCATCGTGGTTCGCAACTCGGTGGTTTTGATTGACTTCATTCACTTGGCCGAAGCCGAAGGCCATGACCTGCGTGAATCGATCATTCGCAGCGTCGCAGTTCGCACGCGGCCCATTTTGTTGACCGCAGGCACCACGCTGTTGGCCAACTGGGTGATCACGCTCGATCCCGTGTTTTCGGGGCTCGCGTGGGCCATCATTTTCGGCATCCTCACATCGACCGGCTTCACGCTGATCGTCATTCCCGCAGCCTACTGGTTGCTCTACCAACCGAAGGCCATTGCGAAATGA
- a CDS encoding ABC transporter permease, translating to MNLAFKDIQHNLGRFVLTSIGIGMLLMVVMGMGGIYRGIIEDATLLVDRVDADIWVVQRDTRGPFAELSRVPPTLVHRVASVPGVESSREFVYHTIQRERLGKPLRIAVLGLDWPNDRGEWLPLAVGRSLRQAHYEMVADRSLGMGVGEKIRLGKDDYTVVGVTESMISASGDGLAFFSIADSQAIQFDNPGEAVRLERAARRARGEAFEAVVGQPALLENASRPTAELPGVARSQVSAVMVKLSPEARVDEVASSIEGWGDVSVFTSDGQKELLLRGTVEKARRQIGMFRVLLTAIAAIIMALILYTLTLDKIHSIALLKLIGASNVVILGLILQQALVLGAVGYLIAYTLGSQLFPHFPRRVILADADLVQLAMVVIGISIGSSLMGIWKALQVSPNEALV from the coding sequence ATGAATTTGGCCTTCAAAGACATCCAGCACAACTTGGGGCGTTTCGTTCTGACGTCCATTGGGATTGGCATGTTGTTGATGGTCGTGATGGGGATGGGCGGGATCTACCGTGGCATCATTGAGGATGCCACGCTGTTGGTGGACCGTGTCGACGCAGACATCTGGGTGGTTCAACGCGATACTCGCGGGCCGTTTGCCGAACTCTCTCGCGTGCCTCCCACGCTGGTGCATCGCGTGGCGTCCGTGCCCGGTGTCGAGTCGTCTCGTGAGTTTGTGTATCACACCATTCAGCGGGAGCGATTGGGGAAACCGTTGCGAATCGCCGTGCTCGGGTTGGATTGGCCAAACGATCGCGGTGAGTGGTTGCCGCTGGCTGTGGGGCGTTCGCTTCGTCAAGCTCACTATGAAATGGTCGCGGATCGTTCGCTGGGCATGGGGGTGGGTGAGAAGATCCGATTGGGGAAAGATGACTACACGGTGGTTGGCGTCACTGAAAGCATGATCAGTGCCAGCGGTGACGGGCTGGCCTTCTTTTCGATCGCCGACTCGCAGGCGATTCAGTTTGACAATCCTGGCGAAGCGGTTCGCTTGGAGCGAGCGGCCAGGCGTGCCCGCGGCGAAGCCTTTGAGGCAGTGGTTGGCCAGCCTGCACTGCTGGAGAATGCATCGAGGCCGACGGCAGAACTGCCCGGCGTCGCGCGGTCGCAGGTGAGTGCGGTGATGGTGAAATTGTCGCCCGAAGCCCGGGTGGATGAGGTGGCATCGAGCATTGAAGGTTGGGGGGATGTTTCGGTCTTCACCAGCGATGGCCAAAAGGAATTGTTGTTGCGTGGGACGGTCGAAAAAGCGCGACGTCAGATTGGGATGTTCCGGGTTTTGTTGACCGCGATCGCAGCGATCATCATGGCATTGATTCTGTACACCCTGACCTTGGACAAGATTCACTCGATCGCCTTGTTGAAACTGATCGGTGCATCCAACGTTGTCATTCTGGGATTGATTTTGCAGCAAGCCCTGGTGCTCGGTGCGGTGGGATACCTCATCGCTTACACGCTGGGCAGCCAGTTGTTTCCCCACTTCCCACGTCGCGTGATTCTTGCCGACGCGGATCTGGTTCAACTTGCCATGGTGGTGATCGGGATTTCGATTGGTTCCAGCCTGATGGGGATTTGGAAGGCCCTGCAAGTCTCACCCAACGAGGCTTTGGTATGA